TGCAAAGAATGTCCACGCAAAAGCCATAGGCAATGACAGGGTGCGCCAACGCTCGGTCCGGACTGGGTGAATGAATTTCAGCGGCAGGAACATTGCGACAGACAGCAAGGTGACCAGCAGCAGGATGACCCAGAAGTTGGGCTCCAGGGCGAAGATCACAATGACGAACATGTTCCAGCAGCCTGGAAAGCCAGAGAAGGAATTATCCTTGGTTTTCATGCGGGTATCCGCAAAGTACATCGCGCTTGCAAAGGTGATGACGATGATTGCAAACCAGCCGGTCCAACCGTCCATCAGACCCGATTTGAACAGGGCAAAGGCAGGGATGAAAACATAGGTCAGATAGTCAATGATCAGGTCCAGCAAGACTCCGTCAAACTCGGGTGCGTTCTTCTTAACGTGATAGTGCCGCGCCAGCGGGCCATCGATGCCATCGACGATGAACGAGACAACGAGCCAGAGATACATCAGGCTCCATTTCTCTTCGACTGCTGCCAACATGGCGAGCATTGCGAAAACGGCACCTGTGGCGGTGAAGAGATGAACGGAAAGCGCTTTGAATCTGAGTGTCATGGTGGTGTCATGACGGAAGCAAGGCGCAGATGCAAAGCAAAAAGGGTCTTTGCTTCAGGCTTTTGGGTGCGTGCGGTTATAGACTTCCATCAACCGGGCCGTATCGACTGCGGTATAGGTCTGCGTGGTTGAAAGCGAGGCGTGACCCAAAAGCTCTTGGATCGCGCGCAGGTCGCCGCCCGCAGACAGCAGATGGGTGGCAAAGCTGTGGCGCATCGCGTGCGGGGTGGCTGTTGCGGGAAGGCCAAGTTGCATCCGTGCCTTGGCGACCACAGCCTGAATGATTCCGGGGTTGAGCGGGCCGCCCCTGACACCTCGGAACAACGCCTTATCAGGGGATTGCGGATGTGGGCAGAGGTGAAGATAGCGATCCACCGAAGCCCGAGCGGCAGGCAAGACCGGTACGATTCTTTCCTTATCGCCCTTACCCGATATGCGCAGCGTTTCTGGCAGAGGAGCGTCCACACCGGTCAAAGACAACGCCTCGGAAATCCGCAACCCGCACCCGTAGAGGAGCGTCACAACTGCAACATCCCGTGCAGCGACCCAGTCCGATGAGGATTGTAGCTCGACCGTGTCGATCATTGCGCGCGCGGCATCTTCGGCCAGAGGTCGGGGCAGTTTCTTGGTAAATTTAGGCGCTCGGGTGGACAGCACCGCAGTAGGTTCGAACCCTTCGCGTTCGGCCAACCAGCGATAGAAGGTTTTGACGGCTGAAAGCTTGCGCGCCAGAGATCGCGCGCCGACATCAGAATTTCGCTGCTCTGCCATCCAGGCCCGCATGTCAGAAACGCTGATGCGTTCCAGCGCGGCCAGCCCTTGGCGCTCGCTGTGATGCAAGGTCATGAAGGACAGGAATTCTGTCACGTCGCCGCGATAGGCGTTGAGCGTATTTTCAGACCGCCCCGCCAGCGCCCCCAGACTGTCCAGCCAATGCTGCAGAGCATCGCGGCAGGCTGGGGAAATCAGGCTCACGACAGCCAGTGGCGCATAGAGCGTTCGAACACGCCGGCAAAGAAGGCAAGAAGATCAGTGCCAAGCTGAGGTGAGAAATGCCTCGGATCGCGCGCGCCCATGACAATCATGCCGGGTAGGCGGCCAGTGCCAAGATCGAGTTTCAGGCAGGCCTCGGATCGTAGCTGATCGGCTTGTTTACCGTAAACTTGCGGATTGGGATGGCGGATTTCGCGCAAGGTAACCTCGCGCGGCTGACCGTTGCGGTCAGCGGTCAGATAGCTATCGATAAAACCAGGCTCAGCCACAGTCAGCACGCCGCCGAGCTGGTTCACCACCGGATCATCACGTACGACGGTTGTTTCGAGGACCAGAGTGATGTGATCGACACGCAGGATTTCGGCCACGTCATTGCCTAGCGCGCGCAGGAAATCCTCGAACACGGTTGGCTCCAACAGGCGAAGAATGGCGCGATGCACCTGATTTGTGCCCGCCAAGTTCTCATACGCCGCCGCGATGACTGAGCGATGAGTGTCCTCAAGGCGGTCAAGACGCGCCTCAAGCCGCTGCATGGCGATACCGCGCAGGTCGATAACGTTGTCACCACGCGCCTGCTCATTTGCAGCCACCAAGGCCTGCATCAGGTCTTTGTCATCCAGCACGGCGTCAGGCTCAGCCAGAATTGCGGCGCGGAGATTGTCCTTGAGTTTAGGATCGCTGCTCATGTCCCGTCCGGTCGTTTTTTTTGTTTGGCGGGCTTATAACATGGGTTGCTGGATTTGCCTTGGGAAAAATGCACGCGAAAGGCGAATTTCATCGCTGCTGTGGCGGGCGCTCCCGCCTGCCCGGCGCTGATCAAAGATCAGCTTTTGCCGTTGGGCCGGGCGCGGTGCCTGATGGTACCGCGCGGCAATGCTTGGGATCAGAGGATTTTCTGACCTGTCTTGGCCCAGTCGGCAAGGAAAGTTTCAAGGCCTTTGTCGGTCAGCGGGTGGTCGGCCAGTTTTTTGATCACGCCCGGAGGTGCTGTAATCACGTCAGCCCCGATGCGGGCACTGTCGGTCACGTGGTTTACGGTGCGGATCGAGGCGGCGAGGATTTCGGTCTCGAACCCGTAATTGTCATAAACTTGGCGAATATCTGCGATCAGGTCCATGCCATCGAGGTTGATATCATCCAGACGTCCGATGAAGGGCGAGATGAAGGTCGCGCCCGCCTTGGCGGCCAGAATGGCCTGATTGGTCGAGAAGCACAGGGTCACGTTGACCATCTGGCCTTCGTCGGTCAGTGTTTTACAGGTTTTCAAACCAGCCCATGTCAGCGGTACTTTGACTGCGATGTTGGGCGCGATCTTGGCCAGCTTACGGCCTTCGGCGATCATGTCTTCGGCCTCGGTGGCGACAACTTCGGCCGAGACGGGGCCGTCGACCAGATCACAGATCTCTTTGGTGACTTCCAGAATGTCGCGGCCCGATTTCAGGATCAGCGAGGGATTGGTGGTTACGCCGTCCACCATGCCCAGATCGTTCAGTTCGGCGATGGCATCGATCTCGGCGGTGTCTACGAAGAATTTCATGAGGGCAGTCCTTTGATGGGTTGGCCTTGGTCGCGGATGGCTTTACCTCAAAGAGACCCATGCTGGAACCCCCTGCGAAGGATATACCGTGAGCGCTAACGGATTTTTCGACGAAGGAGAGCTGGTTGCGGTGCTGACTACGCAGCCGCTGGACCGGACGTTGGATTACAAAGCGCCCGAGGGCGGGTGCTTTCTTGGGGCGTTTGTCGAGGTGCCTTTGGGCCCGCGCAAAGTCTTGGGTGTGGTTTGGGGGCCGGGGCAGGGTGGTTTTGATCTGGCCAAGGCGCGATCGGTGAACCGGGTGCTTGAGGTCGCGCCGATGCGTGAAGAAATGCGGGTGTTTCTGGGGAAAGTGGCTGATTACACCCTGACGCCGATGCCTGCGATGCTGCGGCTAGCAACGCGCGCGCCGGGGTTGGGCAATCCGCCCTCGATGCGCAAGGTTTATCGTTTGGGCGGTGGTCAACCGGACCGAATGACCGACGCACGAATGCGGGTACTTGAAGTTTTGCGAGACTATGGCGGCTTGGCCTTTACGCTGAAGGAACTGGCCGAGCAAGCGGGGGTCACATCTTCGGTCATCAAGGGGTTGGTCAAACAGAACGCTGTGCGTGAAGAGGACAGCCCGCGTGATCTTCCTTATCCTCATCTTGATCCTGAATTGCCGGGAAAGGACCTGACCGAGGATCAGGCGGAGGCCGTGATGCGGCTTCAGACCGGGCAACGGACGGGAGATTATGGAACGACTCTTCTGAAGGGAGTGACGGGCTCGGGCAAGACCGAGGTTTATCTTGAGGCGGTCGCCGAAGCCCTGCGCGTGGGGCGGCAAGCACTGGTCTTGCTGCCCGAGATCGCGCTGACGGCTGAATTTCTGACCCGTGTCGAGGCGCGATTTGGTGCGCGTCCGGCTGAGTGGCATTCGGGCGCGACCATGACTGAACGTCGCCGGGTTTGGCGGATGGTCGGTCAGGGTGATGCGCAACTGGTCGTTGGTGCCCGGTCAGCACTGTTTCTTCCATTTCGCGATCTTGGTCTCGTAGTTGTCGATGAAGAACACGACACCTCGTACAAACAAGAAGATGGGGTGCATTATAGTGCGCGGGATATGGCCGTTCTGCGTTCGGCCATCTGCGGAGCGCGGGTGATTCTGGCCAGCGCGACGCCTTCACTGGAAAGCTGGGCCAATGCCGAGGCGGGTAAATACGAACGGCTGGACCTGACCTCGCGTTTTGGTGCAGCAGTCCTGCCCGAAATGAAGCCGATCGACATGCGCGCCGAGCAGATGCAGGCCGGGACTTGGATTTCCCCCTCGCTGCGGCAGGCGGTGCAACAGCGTATCGAACACGAAGAGCAGTCACTGCTGTTCATCAACCGCCGTGGCTATGCGCCCGTGACACTATGCCGGGCGTGCGGGGAGCAGATTGCCTGCGATCATTGCGACGCGCGAATGGTTGAACACCGGTTCCTCAAGCGTCTGATGTGCCATCAATGTGGTGAGACCAAGCCAATGCCAGAGGCCTGCCCATCCTGCGGGGTCGAGGGTAAACTGGCACCGGTCGGACCCGGGATTGAACGGCTGGCAGAAGAAGCCGAGGCGGCGTTCCCCGAAGCCAAGATCGCTATGCTCAGCTCTGATCTGTTTGGTTCGGCTCGTGCCCTGAAGGCCAAGATCGAAGAGATTGCCGAAGGCGATGCGGATATCGTTATCGGGACGCAGCTGGTGGCCAAAGGACATAACTTTCCAAAGCTGACACTTGTAGGGGTGATCGATGCGGACCTCAGCCTGCATGGGGCTGACCTGCGCGCGGCGGAACGAACTTTTCAATTGATGCGGCAGGTGGCGGGCCGGGCAGGTCGTGCGGAAAAACCGGGGCAGGCGTTGTTGCAGACATTCCAGCCGGAACATCCGGTGATCCGGGCGATTCTATCGGGCGATGAAGAAGGGTTCTGGAAGGCTGAAGCCGCCGGGCGTCAGGCCGCCGGGGTGCCGCCGTATGGCCGCATGGCCGGGATTGTCCTGTCTGGCCCCGAGGTCGGGCCGGTCTTCGACATCGGCAACGCCATGGCGCGCAACGATGCGCCGTTGCGCGATGTTGGTGCTCAGGTATTTGGCCCGGCTCCAGCCCCGATCGCGCGCATACGTGGGCGTCACCGCGTCCGGCTGTTGGTCAAAGCCCCGAAAGGTGCGCCTATTCAGGACGCCATCGCCCGCTGGATCGCCCCGTTGAAGTTGAAAGGCGATATCCGCCTGACCGTGGATATCGATCCGCAAAGCTTCTACTGACCCCTGCATCAGTGCAGAGCCGCTGTGCGCCTGCCGCTTTCCCCTCGCCAAAAAGTACAAATGGGCGTAGAGCATCCTCATGCTGAAACCCATGCCCTTGTCTGAGGCGCAGAGTCTTCCGCTCTGGCGCCGCCCTATGACGCTCTTGTTCGTGATGGCGTTGACCATGCCGATCGCGTTCAACGCGTGGAGTGCATTGCTGAACAATTTCGTCATCGAGGCGGCGAACTTCGACGGGGCGGATATCGGGCTTTTGCACACGGTACGCGAGATTCCGGGCTTTCTGGCCGTTGGCGTGATTGCGGTGATCATTTTCATCCGCGAGCAGGTACTGGCCATGATCTCATTGATGATGTTGGGCGTGGCGACGGCGGTGACGGCCTGGTTTCCTAGCCTTGGCGGGCTGCTGTTTGTGACGCTGTTCAGCTCGATCGGGTTTCACTACTATGAGACGGTGAACCAGTCACTGCAGCTGCAATGGCTGCCTAAAGACCGTGCGCCGCAGGTGCTTGGCTGGCTGGTGGCTATGGGCTCGGCTGCGACGGCTGTAGTCTATGGGTTGATCGTTCTGACATGGGACCGCTTCGACCTGTCCTATAACTTCGTGTTCATGGCGGCAGGCGGCGTGACAACTTTGCTGGCATTGTTTTGCTTGATTGCTTACCCGCAATTCGACGCACCGACGCCGCAGACCAAGAAGCTGATCCTACGCCGCCGCTACTGGCTGTATTATGCATTACAGTTCATGGCGGGCGCGCGGCGGCAGATTTTTGTAGTGTTCGCCGGTTTCATGATGGTCGAGAAATTTGGCTTTGAAGTACACGAACTGACCAGCCTGTACCTGATCAATCTGATGATCAACATGATGGCGGCTCCGCTGCTGGGCAAGGCAGTCGCGCGGTTTGGCGAACGCCGCACGCTGATCTTTGAATATGCCGGGCTCGCCATCGTTTTCGCAGCCTATGGCGGCATCTACTGGTTTAACTGGGGCGTGCTGCTGGCGGCGATTCTCTATGTGATCGACCATGTGCTGTTTGCTCTGGCGTTGGCTTTGAAAACTTATTTCCAGAAGATCGCCGACCCGGCGGATATTGCACCCACTGCGGCGGTGGCATTTACCATCAACCATATCGCCGCTGTTTTCTTGCCAGCACTTTTAGGTCTGCTATGGGTCGTTTCGCCCGGCGCTGTGTTTGGTTTGGCCGCTGCAATGGCGATCATCTCGCTTCTGCTGTCATTACTGATCCCGCGTCATCCGGAACCGGGCAACGAAACCATCCTGTCGAAATACGCCCCCGCGCCCGCCGAATAAGCGACTCCGCTTGACCTTGGCGGTCGGTGCCCCTAGGCGCTGTTTCGATCGAAACAGGAGGCCCCCATGCCAACATTCACTGCTCTGACCACTTTGACCGGCAAGAAAGCCGCCGAAGGATTGGGCGAGGCGATGGAACGGCTGGACCCGGAACCAACCGGCGTCGGCGTGTTCGAGGTCGAGGATGGCTCGGGCCTGTGGGAGGTCGGCGGCTATTTTACCGAAACCCCGGATGAAACCGCGCTGGCGGTTCTGGCCGCCGCGTTCGAGGCCAAGCCCTTTGTGGTCTCGGAACTGCCCGAAACGGATTGGGTCGCCCATGTCCGCCGCGAACTAGCCCCGGTCGAGGCCGGCCGGTTTTTTGTCTATGGAAGCCATGATGCCGACAAACTGCCCGAAGGCCGCATTCCGCTGCTGATCGAAGCTGCGATGGCATTTGGCACAGGGCACCATGGGACAACGCTTGGCTGCCTCAAGGCTTTGGACCATCTTCTGGATCATGGGTTCACGGCCACCAAAGTTGCCGATATCGGCTGCGGTACTGCCGTGCTGGCGATGGCCGCAGCTCGGGTTTGGGATGGCGATATCATCGCCAGCGACATTGATGAGGTTGCCGTCGACGTGGCCGAGGCCAACCTTCGGGCGAACGGTATGGCGGGTGCGGTTAAATGTGTTGAAGCTGCAGGTTTCGATCACCCGGATCTGAAGGCGCATGCGCCTTACGATCTGATATTCGCCAATATCCTAAAAGGTCCGCTCGTGGCCCTTTCGCCTGAAATTTCGGCGAACCTGCGGGGGGGTGGACAAGCGATTCTATCGGGAATCCTCAATGAACAGTCCGATGACGTGATCTCGGTTTATCTCCAAAACGGCTTCAATCTGGTTCGCCAGGATCGGATTGGTGAGTGGACGACGCTAATCTTAAGCAAACAGGGCTGAATTTAGGCCATTTACGGGAGTTTTGTGGATTTTTGCCACGTTTTTGTCGCATTCTCTAATTACCGTCTTTCAATGCACTCGGGGGGCGGTTTTCGGAGGCTGCCATGACAGGAAAACAACTCGAATTCGATCAACGCATCTCGCGTTTGAACAAAAAGCACCAGAAACTCAGCCGCGGCTATCGTGCCACGTTGCGCTCAGACGGGCTGGTGGTGATGAAACCACAGCGTATGCGTTCAGCAGTTCCAGCGAGGGTTTTGTTACTGTGTTTGGTTGGCTTCTTTGCCTTCAAGGCCTTTTTACTGTCTCATCTTGGCCCGACTGCGTACGAAACGCGTGTTGAAAGCCTGAATCAGGGCACGCCGGTTGAGAAAGCTGGCGCCTGGATCATGCAGGCCGATCCGGTGACCGCGTTTTTCTCGAGCCAACTGAACAAGGTTTGGTTCTAACCGGATATCTTGCACCCTCCTAACAAAAACACCGCATGCCTCACGGCGTGCGGTGTTTCTGTTTGCCCCACAGGGAGGAGGAAGGGGCGTATGCGGTAGTCCGTTATCTCAGTAACGGCGGCCTTCGGCGACAACGTCGATGTCGCCGCGGCATAGTCCGATATCGTCCAGTTCGCGGTCAGAAAGACCGTTCAGCGCGTTACGGGTTGCGCGGGCGTCATTCCATTCAACAACGGCGTTTACAACCGATGCAAAAAGTGCGCCGATACGGCCGACGAGGCCGAATGAGCCAGTGGTGGTGCGGGTGGTATCCAGTGCAGCCATATCCTGTTTCCTTCTGGTTTGTGTTAAACTCTGATCTTGCGATCTGAGCGGCATCTAGTGATGAGTTTCGCCGTGCGCAAGCTCAGAAATTGCATGTGTCCTATGCATTTTTTGCAACGCTCGAAATTGATGAAAACCCCTTAAATCATTGGTTAAAGTTCGATCGGATAAGCGTCGAAAACGAACCTAACCCGGTCGCAAACAGGCCGCGAGGAACCGGAGGCGACATGAATGTCGGTTTTGGACCCTGAGTTGATTTCCTTGGAAAATGTTCACGCTTCGTGCTAGTCGATGAAAAAAGATCACACAAACCCGAGCAGGCCGAGACAAAACATGCGAATTCTGGGCATTGATCCAGGGCTTAGAACCTTGGGATGGGGCGTCATCGAATCGCATGGCAGCCGCCTGAGCCACATTGCGAATGGATTGTGCAAATCCGATGGTGATGATCTGGGGGAAAGGCTGCTGTCGCTACACAATCAAATCGTCGAAGTCATCGCCGAGCACAATCCAGATCAGGCGGCAATTGAACAGACCTTCGTCAACAAAGATGGGGCCGGTACACTGAAACTGGGTCAGGCGCGTGGTGTTGCGCTTCTGACGCTTGCGCAAGCGGGTTTGCCGGTTGGCGAGTACGCCCCCAACCGCGTCAAGAAAACGGTGGTGGGCGTCGGCCACGCCGAAAA
The Ruegeria sp. SCSIO 43209 genome window above contains:
- a CDS encoding MFS transporter — encoded protein: MLKPMPLSEAQSLPLWRRPMTLLFVMALTMPIAFNAWSALLNNFVIEAANFDGADIGLLHTVREIPGFLAVGVIAVIIFIREQVLAMISLMMLGVATAVTAWFPSLGGLLFVTLFSSIGFHYYETVNQSLQLQWLPKDRAPQVLGWLVAMGSAATAVVYGLIVLTWDRFDLSYNFVFMAAGGVTTLLALFCLIAYPQFDAPTPQTKKLILRRRYWLYYALQFMAGARRQIFVVFAGFMMVEKFGFEVHELTSLYLINLMINMMAAPLLGKAVARFGERRTLIFEYAGLAIVFAAYGGIYWFNWGVLLAAILYVIDHVLFALALALKTYFQKIADPADIAPTAAVAFTINHIAAVFLPALLGLLWVVSPGAVFGLAAAMAIISLLLSLLIPRHPEPGNETILSKYAPAPAE
- a CDS encoding tyrosine recombinase XerC; the encoded protein is MSLISPACRDALQHWLDSLGALAGRSENTLNAYRGDVTEFLSFMTLHHSERQGLAALERISVSDMRAWMAEQRNSDVGARSLARKLSAVKTFYRWLAEREGFEPTAVLSTRAPKFTKKLPRPLAEDAARAMIDTVELQSSSDWVAARDVAVVTLLYGCGLRISEALSLTGVDAPLPETLRISGKGDKERIVPVLPAARASVDRYLHLCPHPQSPDKALFRGVRGGPLNPGIIQAVVAKARMQLGLPATATPHAMRHSFATHLLSAGGDLRAIQELLGHASLSTTQTYTAVDTARLMEVYNRTHPKA
- a CDS encoding DUF484 family protein; translation: MSSDPKLKDNLRAAILAEPDAVLDDKDLMQALVAANEQARGDNVIDLRGIAMQRLEARLDRLEDTHRSVIAAAYENLAGTNQVHRAILRLLEPTVFEDFLRALGNDVAEILRVDHITLVLETTVVRDDPVVNQLGGVLTVAEPGFIDSYLTADRNGQPREVTLREIRHPNPQVYGKQADQLRSEACLKLDLGTGRLPGMIVMGARDPRHFSPQLGTDLLAFFAGVFERSMRHWLS
- the ruvC gene encoding crossover junction endodeoxyribonuclease RuvC; the encoded protein is MRILGIDPGLRTLGWGVIESHGSRLSHIANGLCKSDGDDLGERLLSLHNQIVEVIAEHNPDQAAIEQTFVNKDGAGTLKLGQARGVALLTLAQAGLPVGEYAPNRVKKTVVGVGHAEKEQVLHMVKLQLPGCSPKGADAADALAIAICHSYYGAAPQARMKEVRA
- the fsa gene encoding fructose-6-phosphate aldolase, with the translated sequence MKFFVDTAEIDAIAELNDLGMVDGVTTNPSLILKSGRDILEVTKEICDLVDGPVSAEVVATEAEDMIAEGRKLAKIAPNIAVKVPLTWAGLKTCKTLTDEGQMVNVTLCFSTNQAILAAKAGATFISPFIGRLDDINLDGMDLIADIRQVYDNYGFETEILAASIRTVNHVTDSARIGADVITAPPGVIKKLADHPLTDKGLETFLADWAKTGQKIL
- a CDS encoding primosomal protein N', whose protein sequence is MSANGFFDEGELVAVLTTQPLDRTLDYKAPEGGCFLGAFVEVPLGPRKVLGVVWGPGQGGFDLAKARSVNRVLEVAPMREEMRVFLGKVADYTLTPMPAMLRLATRAPGLGNPPSMRKVYRLGGGQPDRMTDARMRVLEVLRDYGGLAFTLKELAEQAGVTSSVIKGLVKQNAVREEDSPRDLPYPHLDPELPGKDLTEDQAEAVMRLQTGQRTGDYGTTLLKGVTGSGKTEVYLEAVAEALRVGRQALVLLPEIALTAEFLTRVEARFGARPAEWHSGATMTERRRVWRMVGQGDAQLVVGARSALFLPFRDLGLVVVDEEHDTSYKQEDGVHYSARDMAVLRSAICGARVILASATPSLESWANAEAGKYERLDLTSRFGAAVLPEMKPIDMRAEQMQAGTWISPSLRQAVQQRIEHEEQSLLFINRRGYAPVTLCRACGEQIACDHCDARMVEHRFLKRLMCHQCGETKPMPEACPSCGVEGKLAPVGPGIERLAEEAEAAFPEAKIAMLSSDLFGSARALKAKIEEIAEGDADIVIGTQLVAKGHNFPKLTLVGVIDADLSLHGADLRAAERTFQLMRQVAGRAGRAEKPGQALLQTFQPEHPVIRAILSGDEEGFWKAEAAGRQAAGVPPYGRMAGIVLSGPEVGPVFDIGNAMARNDAPLRDVGAQVFGPAPAPIARIRGRHRVRLLVKAPKGAPIQDAIARWIAPLKLKGDIRLTVDIDPQSFY
- a CDS encoding 50S ribosomal protein L11 methyltransferase, which codes for MPTFTALTTLTGKKAAEGLGEAMERLDPEPTGVGVFEVEDGSGLWEVGGYFTETPDETALAVLAAAFEAKPFVVSELPETDWVAHVRRELAPVEAGRFFVYGSHDADKLPEGRIPLLIEAAMAFGTGHHGTTLGCLKALDHLLDHGFTATKVADIGCGTAVLAMAAARVWDGDIIASDIDEVAVDVAEANLRANGMAGAVKCVEAAGFDHPDLKAHAPYDLIFANILKGPLVALSPEISANLRGGGQAILSGILNEQSDDVISVYLQNGFNLVRQDRIGEWTTLILSKQG
- a CDS encoding phosphatidylcholine/phosphatidylserine synthase is translated as MTLRFKALSVHLFTATGAVFAMLAMLAAVEEKWSLMYLWLVVSFIVDGIDGPLARHYHVKKNAPEFDGVLLDLIIDYLTYVFIPAFALFKSGLMDGWTGWFAIIVITFASAMYFADTRMKTKDNSFSGFPGCWNMFVIVIFALEPNFWVILLLVTLLSVAMFLPLKFIHPVRTERWRTLSLPMAFAWTFFAGWAAWVDFHPESWAHWGLVITSLYLVSAGIAQQIIPPRKARDYKTS
- a CDS encoding DUF1127 domain-containing protein, with protein sequence MAALDTTRTTTGSFGLVGRIGALFASVVNAVVEWNDARATRNALNGLSDRELDDIGLCRGDIDVVAEGRRY